The region TGTTTTGAAAAATATGGGGTGAGACCTTCACAGTTTATAGATTATCAATCACTTTTAGGTGATAGTGCTGATAATGTGCCTGGAGTAAAGGGTGTAGGTGCAAAAACTGCAGAAGCATTGATTAAAGAATATGGTTCTTTAGATAAGATTTATGAAAATCTTGAAAATATAGAAAAGACAAGATGGAAAAATCTTTTAACTGAAGGTAAAGAGATGGCTTATATCTCAAAACAATTAGTAACATTAAATACAGATTGTCATTGTATTGATGAGATAGAAACATATCAATTACCAAAAGAAAATCCAATATTAAGGATTGCTGATATTTTATTGGAATATGATTTAAATAGAATCATTGATAGAGTAAATAAAGAGGGTTTAAATTATAAAACTAATATTCCTATAAAAATTGAAAAAAAAGTAGAAAATTATGAATATATACTTTTAGATGATGAAAAAAAATTATTAGAAGTTATAAATTCAATTCCTGAAGATACAATTGTTGCTTTTGATACAGAAACAACAGATATAGATACAAAAAATGCTTCATTGGTAGGTTTTTCATTTTGTTTTGAGAATAACAAAGCATATTATATCCCTATAAATCACCAATATTTAGGTGCACCTGCACAAATCTCTTTTGAAATTGTTTCTGAAGCTATAAACAAATTAAATACTAAAAAATTAGTTTTGCAAAACTTCAAATACGATTTTTCAATTATTAAAAATGAACTAAATATTGAATTAAAACTTTATGCAGATACAATGATTTTAGCATGGTTATTAAACAGTAGTGAAAGAGTAGGGCTTGATGCTTTAGCTTCAAAATATTTTGACCACACTATGATAGCTTTTAAAGATGTAGTTAAAAAAGGTGAAAATTTTTCTAATGTAGATATAAATGAAGCTTGTAATTATGCTGCTGAAGATGCACTATTTACTTATAAAATCTATTTTAAACTTTTAGAAGAATTTAAAGAAATCCAAGCAGAAAACTTGGTAAAAATCGCTCATGACTATGAATTTGATTTTATTTATGTTTTAGAAAATATGGAAGAAAATGGAATAAAACTTGATATTGAAAAACTAAAAGAATTAAAACAAAAAAGCAATATATATATTCAAGAATTAACATCAAAAATTTATGAAAAAGCAGGAAGAGAGTTTAATATCAATTCTCCTAAACAATTAGGTACATTACTTTTTGATGAATTAAAACTTCCACCATCTAAGAAAACAAAAAGTGGTTATAGTACAAACGAAGTAGTACTTCAAAAACTAAAAGATGCTCATGAGATTGTTCCTTTATTATTAGACTACAGAGAATCTTATAAATTACAATCTACATATATTGAACCCTTATTAAATTTAGCAAAAAAAGATGATAAAAATAGAATCTATACATCATTTTTACAAACCGGAACTGCAACAGGTAGATTAAGTTCAAAAAATCCAAACCTACAAAACATCCCTGTTAGAAGTGAAGCAGGGGGACTAATTAGAAGTGCCTTTATACCTAAAGATGGATATAAGCTTGTTGGTATTGATTATTCACAAATAGAATTAAGACTTTTAGCACATTTTTCTCAAGATGAAGCTTTAGTTGAAGCATTTAAAGCAAATAAAGATATTCATAGACAAACAGCTGTAAAAATATTTGGAGAAGAGTTAGCTGATTCTAAAAGATCTATCGCCAAATCAATAAACTTTGGATTACTTTATGGAATGGGTAGTAGAAAACTTGGAGATACATTAGGAATACCTGCAAAAGAAGCAAAACAATATATTGATGCTTATTTTGAAAACTTTGTTAGTGTTAAAGAATATTTAAAATCTATTGAAAATAAAGCATTAGAAAATGGTTTTGTAGAGACTTTAATAGGTAGAAGAAGAGTTTTTGATTTTGATTCTGCAAATGCTATGATGAAAGCTGCTTTTTTAAGAGAATCAGTAAATACACTTTTTCAAGGTAGTGCAGCAGATTTAATAAAACTAGCAATGATTGATATATATAAAAAGTATAAAAACAACGATAAAATCAATATGTTATTGCAAATCCATGATGAATTAATATTTGAAATAGAAGAATCAGAAGTAGATAAAATAACGAAAGATATTGTAGATATAATGGAAAATATATATAAATTAAATGTACCTCTAAAGGTCTCAAAAAGTATAGGAATGTCTTGGCAAGAACTTAAATAGATTAAAAATATTTACTTTTTCTTTATTTTTTAATAATTTTCTTTTGACATTTGAATTCAATTTTGTTAAAATAAGTTTCTAAAATATTTACAAAAGAGTCAAACATGATAAAAACATTAAAAAACATTAGAAAATTGTACAATGCAAAATTACTTTTTGTTAGTAATGATAGTTCATTAAGTACAACTATAGAAAATGAATTTGATGAATACTTCAAAGAATTATCTTTGGTAGAAAGCTCAGATGAAGCAATAGAAAAACTAGAAGAAACAAATTTTGATATGATTATAATTGATACTGATGTTTCTGCTAAAGATTTTGAAGAAGCATGCTCTGCTATATCAAATGCTGCACCATCATTACCTAAAATTATTATTTCAAATAATGATAACAATGATGATATTGTTACAGCTATAAATAGTAGTGCATACACATTTTTAACAAAACCTTTAAAATCAAAAGATATAAAGTTGGCAGTTATAATGTGTTTAAATCAAACAAAAAGAGGTGACAAAATAGAATTCCAAGATGGTATTTATTTTGATGAATATAGAGATCAATTCTTTAAACCTGGTGGTGTACTTATTGACTTTACAAGACTTGAAAAAGGTTTTATGAAACTTCTAATTAGTAAAAAAGGTGATATTGTAGATTATGATACAATCAAGAGTGTAGTTTGGAAAGGTAAAAATATGTCTATTTATACAATGAGAAATATTGTAAATAAAATTAGACAAAAAACTTACTATGAAATTATAAAGAATCATTCAAATAAAGGTTATACAATTGATAGTCCGAAAAAATAGTCAATTGTAAAATTAATATTAATAAATTCAATGGAAGAAAAAATTGTATCTAAAGAGGAACTTATTCAACTTTTCGAGGATCAAAAATTACTTGATACTGGGAAAGGTTGGATGATGGGTGATTATGAAGTGGAAATTATCGCACTTCATGAAATAGATCCTAAATTTTTGCAAGATGTAACAAATGCAAAGTTCTATAAGTTAAAACCAAAAGAGGGGAAATAAATAATGTCACACTGTCCATACTGTGGAAAAAAAATAGCTATGAGTAAAGCATTTTGCTCGCGTAGTTGTAAAGAGAACTATTTTCAATTGATTGCAATACAAGTTCCAAAACCATTTTTAAAAAGAATCTTTATATTTAGTACTCCTGAAGAAAGAGAAAAAGAGATAGAAAACTTCGCAAATAGACATGGTTGGAGAATTGATTTACTGCAAAAAAAGATAGATGAATTAGCAGTAGAGTATGGATTCATTGAAACAAAATAATACTAATATTACACTTGATAATAGTATATTAAATCAATCACAAATTTTATATGTTGAAGATGATGAACTTATTAGAAATGAAACATTTTCAATTTTAGAAAGATTTTTCAAAAAAGTATTTATTGCAAAAGATGGTAAAGAAGCTCTTGACATTTACCATGAAAACAAATCAGATATTGAATTAATACTTACAGATATAAATATGCCTATAATGGATGGTATTGAATTTATCACTGAAGTTAGAAAAGAAGATGATGAAACACCAGTTCTTGTAGTAACTGCATTTAATGATGTTTCATTGCTTATAAAAGTTATTAAACTTAATGTATCTGATTATATTGTAAAACCTATGCAAATGAATGCTACATTAAAAATATTAAATAAGATACTTATAAATAAACATAATCAAAAAATGGTTTTGAAGCAGAAAAATGAACTTCAAATCTATAAAGATATTTTAGATAAAGAAAATTTAGTTAGTGAAACAGACTTAAATGGTATTATAACTTACGCTAATGATATTTTTTGTGAAGTTTCAGGATACACAAAAGAGGAATTAATTGGTGTAAACCATAATATAGTAAGACACCCTGATGTATCACCTAAAATATATGAAAATATGTGGAATACTATCCAAAATAAACAAGTTTGGAAGGGAAAAATTAAGAATAAAGCAAAAGATGGTTCTGCATATTATGTCAAATCTACAGTTTTTCCTATTTTAGATGAAGATGGAAATATTGAAAAATATGTTGCAAGTAGATTTCTAATCACTGAAGATGAGGAAGAAAGACATAAATTAAAAAAATACATAATGCATCAAAAAACACAACAAGTAAAACATGAAAAACAGCTTCAAGATGAATTTGATGATGCCTTACATTATGCCAAAATGCAAAAAGACCAACAAGTAGCAAAATTTATTCATGAATTAAATGAACAAATTAAGATACTAAGAGCAAAAAATGCAGATGAAAAAGGGAGAGTATTAGGTTTAGAAAAAAACTTAAAAAATGCTCTAGATAAAAATGATGATCTTCAAAAGGGATATCAAACAAGAATAGAGAAACTTCATTCTACTGCAATAACTGCAGCAGAAGAGTATCAGAAGATTAAAAAAAGAGATGGAATAATAACAGAAAAATTACAAAAATCTCAAGAAGCTATAAAAACCTTACAAGGTTATATTGATGAATATAGAAAGAAAATCAGCGATTTAGAAGATGTAATAGCTACATATGAAAAGGAGCATGGTAAAATCACTATTTAGACGCTGTTTTTTTTGAAATAAAAAGTAGTAGTAAAATACAAAAAAAAGCAAATATTCCTGAGATAAGCATCCCCATAGTTAGCCATCCACCATATAAAAACCCAAGTTGAATATCAGGTTGTCTGTAAAATTCAGCTATTATTCTAGTTATTGAATAAAGAATTCCATACATTATTGCTAACTGTCCATCAAAAGTTTTTCTTTTTCTATAAATAAAAAGTATTACAAAAACTAAAATACCTTCTAAAGCCCCTTCATATAGTTGAGATGGATGTCTTAAAATACCATCTACATATATGCCCCAAGGAACATCAGTAACTCTACCAACTAATTCTTGATTGAAAAAATTACCTATTCTTCCAAATACGTAAGCTCCCGAAATACCTAAAACAGAAATATCGGTAATAAACCAGAAGGATACCTTATGTTTTTTACAAAAAAGTAAAGAGGCTATTAAAAACCCTATAAATGCACCATGATAACTCATTCCTGATATACCAGTATATACACCATCAATAAATGGATTAAATATTTGCCAAGGATGAGTCAAATAATACATAGTTTGAGTATCATAAAATAATACATAGCCCAATCTAGCACCTAATATTACACCAATCTCTGCCCACCAAATATATGAATCAAAAAGTTCATTTGATATTGGTAACTTATCATGTTTTATAAACCATTTTGCAATAAATATTGCAGAGATTAGTGCTAGGGCATACATTATTCCATACCAGTGAACAGCAATAGAACCTATATTAAATGCAACTGGATTAAAGTTAGAATAAATATTTTGCCAAAATTCCATATTTTCCCTAATCTAAAGCTTCAGCTATTAATTCAATAGGATTTTTAAATTTAACATCAACATTAGCTTGGTGTAAAGAGTTTGTAATCTGCATTCTACAGGCACTACATTCAGCACTTACAATTTGTGCTTTTGTATCTTTAATCATTGCAGCTTTTGGTACACCAGCAGCTTTCGCAAAATGGTATTTTTCTGTTTGCATAGTTACACCACCAAATCCACAACATCTATTGGGATCACTCATTTCGTTAATTACATAGTTTTGCTTAAGAAGTTCTCTTGGTTCTTGCCAAACATTTTGCATTTTTCTTGCATGACATGGGTCATGGTATGTAATAACTTCATTGATTTTTTTGTTTGATGCAGCTAATTTTTCTTTTAATTTTGTAGAATTCTCTAACCATTTTGTTGCTAATAAAACTTTTTTAGATATTTTTGCTGCTCTTTCTTTCCATTCTGGTTGATTATGTAAATAGTGTTCCCAATCTTGATTAATCATTGCACTACAAGTAGCTTCAGGAATTATTATAGCATCTACTTCATCAATCCATGTCTCAAAATATTCAATATTTTTCTTCACAAGATAATCAACTGTATCAAAATCTCCTGTAAAATAAGCAGGAGCACCACAACAAAGTTGTTTTTTGGGAATAAATATATTTACATCCAATTTTTTAAGTACATCAACTAAAGCATCACCAATATTTGTATATGAATAATTACCCATACAACCTATAAAAATTGCAACTTTATTTTTTCTGCCATCACTTAATTCTACTTGATTTTTTGCAGGTATATTTTCAGGATATTTATTTAAAAATGTTTTCTTATCAGCAAAAGGTAGAGCTCTATCTTTTTTTACAATTGGTAAAGAAAATCTAGGTAATGCACTCTCTTTGGCTTTATCTATTTTTAAACCACATGTTTGAAATACCCACCCAAGTTTTGCAAGAAAATCCATAGTTTTTCTATGTCTTAAAAGATAAAAAAATGCTCTTTTATACCAAGCAATACCATATTTTTTTGCAATATCAGATCTTACTTGTTCAATAATCATATCAGTAGGTAAATCATTAGGACAAACTTCTACGCAATTTGTACATAAAAAACATGATTCAAAAATATCTTTTGCATTTTTATCTAATTCTAGTTCATCTCGCTTATAAGCACCAAGAAGATCGATAAAACCTCTTGGACTTGTAGTTTCATCTTGATTTATATTAAAAATTGTACAAACTGGTTTACATTTACCACATTTAACACAATCATCACTTATTTTTGTATAATCAAATTTTTGAATTTCACTCATTATATCGTTTTACTAAACCTTCTTTTATTTTCTGGTACTTTTTTTAAATATGCATCAAATGGCATACATATATTTCTAATTAACATTGTTCCTGTTTGAGATACTTGTATTTTATCATCAACAATAGAAACTAAATCTGCTTCAATAAACTCAGTTAACATTTTTAAGTCTTCATTAAAGTAGTCATAAAAATCTATATTAAACTTCTCTTCTACTCTTTTTATATTTAAACTAAAATTACTCATTAATTCCATAATTACATATTGTCTTAATATATCATCTTCGCTAAGTTTATAACCTTTAAATGTTGGTAGTTTCCCTTCATCTAAAGAGGCTTCATATTGTTTTAAATCTTTAAAATTTTGTGCATAATAATCAACACCATTTCCAATAGATGTCACACCAATTCCTATTAAATCTGCACCACCTTTTGTTGTATATCCTTGGAAGTTTCTATGTAATTCGCCTTTTTCTATTGCTTTGAATAATTCATCTTCAGGCTTTGCAAAGTGATCCATTCCCACCATTTTATAACCATTTGTAGTAAAAAAATCAATTGTATCTTTTAAAATCTCTAATTTTTCTGTTGGTGGTGCAAAAGTTGATTCATCAAACTTTCTCATAGTTTTCATTAGCCATGGTACATGGGCATAGTTAAATACAGCTAATCTATCTGGATTTAATTTTATAATTTGTTCAATTGTTTCATGAAAAGTTTTTTTATTTTGATGAGGAAGTCCATAAATCAAATCTACATTTATAGAGTGAATCCCAGCATCTCTTGCTATATTCATTACATTTTGAGTTGTTTCATAAGGTTGGATTCTATGAATAGTTTTTTGAACCTCTTCATTTAAGTCTTGTACTCCAAAACTTAATCTGTTACATCCACCTTTTTTTAATACTGCCATATGTTCTTTAGTAAAATATCTTGGGTCAACTTCACATGAAATTTCAGCATCTTCACTAAAATTAGGAAAAGTTTCTTTTAACATAGTTATAACTTCATCTAATTGTTCAGGCGAAAAATAAGTTGGTGTTCCTCCGCCAAAGTGCATTTGAGTAACAGTTCTATTTGTATTTAATGCATCTTTTAATAAATCCAATTCTTTTTTTAAATACTCTAAGTATTTAACTTTTTTATCTTCTTTTGAAGTAAAAATAACATTGCATCCACAAAAGTAACAGGCACTTCTACAAAAAGGTAAATGTATATAAAGTGATAAATTTCTATCATCACTTTGATTTTTATAGTACTCTTTTAAATCTTGTTCAGTAAAATCTTCAGAGAACTCTGGTGCTGTAGGATATGAAGTATATCTAGGCCCTGGTTTTGAATATTTTTCAAATTTTTTAAAATCAATCATTATATCTTCTTATTTTGTATTTTGTCTATCTAACCAAACCATAACACCTTTTTGTGCATGTAGTCTATTTTCAGCCTCTTCAAAAATTAAACTTTGGTCACCTTCAATTACACTTTCACTTACCTCATAACCTCTATAAGCTGGTAAACAATGTAAGAATATTGCATCTGACGTACCTAATTTCATCATTTCATCATCTACGATATACCCATCAAAGTCTTTTATTCTTTTCTCTTTTTCATCCTCTTGTCCCATTGAAACCCAAGTATCTGTAGTTATTACATTTGCACCTTTAACTGCTTCTTTAGGATCATTTGTAACAATAATTTTTGCACCTGATTCTTTAGCAAAAGCGTAAGCATCATCTAAAATATTTTTATCTACTTCATAACCTATTGGAGTAGCTATTCTTAATTCAAAACCAAGTTTTGATGCAAGCATAAGCCAAGAGTGTGTCATATTATTACCATCACCAACATATGCTGCTACAAGATTTTTATCTAAACCTTTTTCTTGAATAGTTAAATAATCAGCCATAAGTTGTACAGGATGGTATTCATTTGTTAAACCATTTATCACAGGAACTTTTGAATATTTAGCAAACTCTTCTAATTTACTTTGTTCAAATGTTCTAATCATAACCATATCAACCATTCTTGAAATAACTCTAGCTGTATCACTCATAGGTTCGCCACGTCCAAGTTGAATATCATTAGAAGATAAGAAAAGTCCGATTCCACCTAATTGATAAATACCTGTTTCAAAACTAACTCTAGTTCTTGTACTACTTTTTTCAAAAATCATACCTAAAGTATATCTTGGTAAATAATCTTTATAAACTCTATTTTTAGTCTCTTTCTTGATTTTTGCTGCTAAGTCTAAAATTTCTAAAATTTCTTCTTTTGTATAGTCTCTTAATGTTAAAAAGTGTCTCATGATTTAACCTTTCATTTTAAAAAAGAATCAATTTTAACCAAAAACCATTTACTATTAACTTAAAAATTATGAATTCTCTTTTAAAGGTACTCATAAAAATTATTATTTATTCTTTAAAGCCCATTTCGTGACACTTTAGTGACTTTTTATATTATTATTTTTTAAGATGAATACTCCTATTATACACTTTTAAAAGGATCAATATGATAGAAAATATACTCAAAAGAGATGGCTCTTATGAAAAATTTCAAGCATACAAAATAAAAGATGTAATAAAAAAAGCTTTTAAAAGCGTACATACAACTTATGATGCTACTGTTTATTTAAATGTAATTGAACAATTAAATAAAAAAAGAGTATTTGCAGTAGAAGATGTACAAGATTTAATTGAAAATGAATTATACAAAGCAAGATATTTTGAAGTTATGAAATCTTTTATGTTATATAGACATATGCATAAAATGCAAAGAGAACAAATTTTAGGACTTAATGAAGATACAACTTATATAAATTCAACACAAACTATAGAAGAGTATATAAATGGTACTGATTGGAGAATTAATGCTAATTCAAATACTGGATATTCCCATGCAGGTCTAATTAATAATAGTGCAGGGAAGATTATAGCTAATTATTGGCTTGACAAAATTTATACTAAAGAAGAAGGTTATGCACATAGGAATGCTGATTATCATATTCATGATTTAGATTGTTTAAGTGGATATTGTGCAGGTTGGAGTTTAAGAGTATTACTTGATGAAGGATTTAATGGTGTAAGAGGTAGAGTTGAGAGTTGTGCTCCTAACCATTTTAGAGAAGCACTAGGTCAGATGGCAAACTTTTTAGGTATATTACAAAGTGAATGGGCCGGAGCTCAAGCTTTTTCTTCATTTGATACATATTTAGCACCATATGTATTTAAAGATGCCTTATCTTTTGAAGATGTCAAAAAAAATATTAGAAGTTTTATTTATAATCTAAATGTTCCAGCAAGATGGGGACAAAGTCCTTTTACAAATATTACTATCGATTGGACAGTACCTAGTGATTTAAAAGATCAAACACCAACAAAAAACCAGAAACATCTATTTACTAATATAAAAGATAAAGATTTACTTCAAAAAGCAAAACAAAGAGGTTTTGATACTTTAGAGAATATGACATATAAAGCTTTTCAAGTTGAGATGAATATGATTAATAAAGCTTATTATGAAGTTATGACTGAAGGGGATAAAACAGGTCAACCTTTTACTTTTCCAATTCCAACAGTAAATATTACTGAAGATTTTGATTGGTATGGAGAAAATACAGATTTACTTTTTGAGAATACTGCAAAGATTGGTTCATCTTATTTTCAAAATTTTATAGGTAGTCAATATATAAAAGATAAAAATGGGAAACTTATACCAAATAACGAAGCTTATAAACCAGGGCATGTAAGATCAATGTGTTGTAGATTACAATTAGATTTAAGAGAATTATTAAAAAGGGGTGGTGGTCTATTTGGAAGTGCGGAGATGACAGGAAGTATAGGTGTTGTTACAATCAATATGGCAAGACTAGGGTATCTATATAAAGATGATAAAGAAGCCCTTCTTAATAGACTTGAAGAGCTTATGGATTTAGCACAATCAACTTTAGAGAAAAAAAGAGTTTTTATAAATGATTTATATGAAAGAGGATTATTCCCATACACAAAAAGATATCTTCCAAGTTTTAATAACCATTTTTCAACAATAGGTGTAAATGGTATAAATGAGATGATTATTAATTTTACAGAAAAGAAATATGATATATCAAAAGATGAAGGGATATCTTTTGCAATTGAGATTTTAGATTTCATGAGAAAGAGAATGATTAAATATCAAGAAGAAACAGGAAATCTATATAACCTTGAAGCAACACCTGCTGAAGGGACTACATATAGATTTGCAAAAGAAGATAAAAAAAGATATTCAGATATTCATCAAGCAGGATTTGGGAAAAATATTTTTTATACAAATTCATCTCAATTACCAGTTGATTTTACAGATGATATATTTGAAGCATTAAATTTGCAAGATGAACTTCAAGGCAAATACACTGGTGGAACTGTATTACATCTTTATATGAGAGAAAGAATAAGTTCAATAGAAGCTTGTAGAAAATTGATTAAAAATGTTATATCAAATTACACTTTGCCATATATAACAATAAGTCCTGTATTTTCTATTTGCCCAAAACATGGCTATATAGATGGAGAATATGAATATTGTCCAAAATGTGATGAAGAAATTTTAGATGAGGAGTTAAATAATGAAAAGCTTAGAGCCTAGTAAATTAAAAGAAAAGAGAACTAGATGTATTGTATACACTAGAGTTATGGGTTACCATAGACCAGTTGAAAGTTTCAATATCGGTAAAAAGGGTGAACATTCTCAAAGGGTGAAATTTATTGAAAAAAATTATCTATAATATAACACCTTTTACAACTGTTGATTATAAAGATCATTTATCTTGTATTGTATGGTTTATATCATGCAATATGAGATGCAGGTATTGCTATAATCCTAATATAGTAAATTCTAAAAATGGTGAATATACTCTTGAGGATTTAATAGATTTTTTAAAAAGAAGAGTAGGGTTATTAGATTCTGTAGTTTTAAGTGGTGGAGAGGCTACACTTCATGATTTACAAACTATTTGTAATGATATAAAAGATCTTGGCTTTAAGATAAAATTAGACACCAATGGTTCTAATCCAAAATTATTAAATACACTTATAAAAAATAACTTATTAGATTTTGTTGCGTTGGACTTTAAATCAAATGAAAAAAATTTTAATAAAATTACAAAATCATATTTTTACGACAAGTTTATACAAAGTTTAGATGTTTTACTTAATTCAAGTGTAGATTACGAAGTTAGAACAACACTTCATAAAGATTTATTAAATGAAAATGATATAAATGAAATGCAGGAAACTTTGCATAAAATTGGATACAAAAATGACTATTTTATTCAAAATTTTTTAGAAGTTGAAAACTTAACAAATATGAAAAAATCAATAAACTTTTTTGATAAAACTAAAGTAAATAATCACTTAAATATTATCTACAGAGATTAAATAACCTTGTCCTGAAATATTTTTTATTAATTCTTTTGAAGTTTTTTTTCTAAATCTTTTTATAAAAGTTCTAACTCTTTCATCAGTTACTGTCTCATTTTCCCAAAGTTTTTGTTTTAATTCATCTGTACTTGTAATAGTATTTTTATTTTGTATTAATAGATATATAAAATTTTTTTCTCTTTTTGTAATATTAATCAGCTGTTCATCTTCAAAAAGATTATTTGTATTATTATCAAAAGTAAAATGTTTATTTAAGCATATAATTCTACTTTTATCTAATTTTGAAGCAATAGTAATTATATATTCTAATAATTCATCTGGATCAAAAGGCTTTATAAAATATTTAGTTATACCAATATCTATTGCTTTTAATAGTTTTTCTTTGTCAGAAAAAGCACTAAGTACAATGATAGGAATATTTTCGTTTTCTTTTCTTATCTCTTTTGTCATATCTAAACCATCTAATTTTGGCATCATAATATCAGTAATGATTAAATCTGGATTAATCTTTTTATATTTTTCTAAGCCCTCTTCACCATTATTTGCAATTGTAAAAGAAAAAAAATAGTCAGAAATTGCATCTTTTAATAATTTGGAGATATTTACCTCATCTTCAACAAATAAAACTTTTAATTCTTTTAATATATTTTCATTATTTCTCAAACTACACTTCCTATAGGAATTTTTATTATAAATAGTAATCCATTATCTTTATTTTTAGCTTCTATTGTTCCATCTAAACTTTTTTCAATAATCATTTTTGACATAAACAAACCTAAACCAGTACCATTGCTTTGGTGTTTTGTTGTAAAATAGGGTTCAAATACTTTTTCCAAGTTTTTATTACTTACTCCACCAGCATTATCCTTAAATATTAGTGTTACACCATTTTTATCTTTAATGCTTTTTATTAAAATTTTTCTTTTTTCAATATTATTAATATTAAAAGCTTCACTTGAATTTTGAATTAGATTAATTAAAACTTGTGATAATTCATTTAATACTCCAAAAAGTTCTATTTTTTCAAACTCTTTTTCTACAAGAATATTTTCTTTTTGCAAAAGTTTTTTAGTGATTAATAATGCTTCTTCAATTGAATCACATAATAAAAATTTTTCTTTAGGTTTATTAGGATTAAAAAAGTTTGAAAAGTCTTCGATAGTTTGTGACATATTATCAATAATTTCCATTGAATCTTTATAATATTCATTTAATTTTTCTAAATTTGAAGTTTTAGCACTCTTCTTAATATTGAACATTGTTAAACTCAATTCAGTTAGTGGTTGTCTCCATTGGTGTGCTATGTTTGCTAACATTTGTCCTAAACTTGCCATACGCGACTGCCAAAACAACATCTTTTGTTTCTCTTCATTTTTAGCAATCTCTTCTTCTACTCTTTGTTCTAAAGTTTGATTTAGTTC is a window of Halarcobacter sp. DNA encoding:
- a CDS encoding anaerobic ribonucleoside-triphosphate reductase activating protein; this encodes MKKIIYNITPFTTVDYKDHLSCIVWFISCNMRCRYCYNPNIVNSKNGEYTLEDLIDFLKRRVGLLDSVVLSGGEATLHDLQTICNDIKDLGFKIKLDTNGSNPKLLNTLIKNNLLDFVALDFKSNEKNFNKITKSYFYDKFIQSLDVLLNSSVDYEVRTTLHKDLLNENDINEMQETLHKIGYKNDYFIQNFLEVENLTNMKKSINFFDKTKVNNHLNIIYRD
- a CDS encoding response regulator transcription factor, giving the protein MRNNENILKELKVLFVEDEVNISKLLKDAISDYFFSFTIANNGEEGLEKYKKINPDLIITDIMMPKLDGLDMTKEIRKENENIPIIVLSAFSDKEKLLKAIDIGITKYFIKPFDPDELLEYIITIASKLDKSRIICLNKHFTFDNNTNNLFEDEQLINITKREKNFIYLLIQNKNTITSTDELKQKLWENETVTDERVRTFIKRFRKKTSKELIKNISGQGYLISVDNI
- a CDS encoding PAS domain S-box protein, whose translation is MGQTYQEAIENSNIVSKTDTDGIITFVNDEFCKISGYSKDELLGSDHNIVRHPDVPKENFTILWETILSKKPYKATVKNICKDGSTVYLNTTITPILDKNDNIKEFIAIRYDVTKEVELKKTLQKKEEELEVLNKTLEQRVLEQTTQLIELNQTLEQRVEEEIAKNEEKQKMLFWQSRMASLGQMLANIAHQWRQPLTELSLTMFNIKKSAKTSNLEKLNEYYKDSMEIIDNMSQTIEDFSNFFNPNKPKEKFLLCDSIEEALLITKKLLQKENILVEKEFEKIELFGVLNELSQVLINLIQNSSEAFNINNIEKRKILIKSIKDKNGVTLIFKDNAGGVSNKNLEKVFEPYFTTKHQSNGTGLGLFMSKMIIEKSLDGTIEAKNKDNGLLFIIKIPIGSVV